The Streptomyces sp. NBC_01439 genome contains the following window.
CGGCCGCTCGCTGATCCGCACCCCGGGCGGGCTGCCCGCGAGGACGGCCAGGAGTTCCTCGGCGGCCAGCCGACCGAAGCCGGCGGTGTCCCGTACGAGAGCGGTGAGCCGGGGATGGGTGACCCGGCAGAGGGCGGAATCGTCCCAGGCCACGATCGAGAGCCGGCCCGGAACCGGGATGCTCAGCTCGGCGGCGACCGCGCGCCCGGCCACGGCCATCACGTCGTTGTCGTAGACGAGCGCCGTGGGTGGATCCGGCTCGGCCAGGACCCGTCGCGTGGCCGCCGCGCCCTCGGCGTCGGAGTAGTCGGTGACCACCGAGCGCACTTGGTCCGGACCCAGGCCGCGACGTGCGGCCTCGGTCCGGAGGGACTCCATCCGGCGGACCGTGTGGGCGAGGCCGGGGAGCCCGGCGACGTGCACGATCCTGCGGTGGCCGAGCCCGTACAGGTGCTCGAGGACCTGTGCCATGGCGCCGGCGTCGTCGGCCCGGACGGAAGACAGAGCCGCGGACAGAGCCGCGGAGGGAGCCGGGGCCTGGGCCTGGGTGGAAGCCTGGGCCGGATCCTGGGCCGGATCCTGGGCGGGAGCCGAGGAGGGCCCTGTCCTGCCCTCGAGACCGGTGGCCGCGCCGCCGTCCGGGAAGAGGGCCTCGCCGATGGTGACCGCGGGCAGGGCCAGTCCCTCCAGGAGCGCCGGTCTCGGGTCGCTGGTCCGCGGGTCGACGACGAGCACGCCGTCGACCCGTCGCTCGGCCCACCAGCGGCGGTAGACCGCGCATTCGGCGTCGATGTCCTCGACGACCTGGAACAACAGGGCGGTGCGGGCCGCGGAGAGGACCTCCTGGATGCCGGAGACGAGCTGGAGGAAGAACGACTCGACGCCGAGCGTGTGCGCGGGCCGGGCGAGGACCAGGCCGACGGCTCCGGAGCGTTCGCCGGACAGGGCCCGGGCCGCACTGTTGGGCTGCCAGCCGAGTTCCTCGGCGACGCGCCGGATCCGGGCCCGGGTGTCCTGCGAGACGCCCGGCCGGCCGTTGAGCGCGAAGGAGACGGCGCTCTCCGACACGCCGGCCTGCCGGGCGATGTCCTTGATCGTGGGTCTGCGGGCCATGGCCTGCCTCATTCGTCCTTCGGGTGCGTCACACGTGGCGGAATACGGACGGCAATGGCCGGACCGTACGCGATCCTGCCCCGACAGGCCGCTTTTATGACGATCCATTGGTCTTCCGGGGGGTGCGTCGAGCGGCGGCCGTGGCTCGAAGTCCACCTCGGCCGCCCGGTCCACCGGAACGTGCGGGAGTCGGGCCGCGGCACGGTGACCGGCCAAGTCCCCTACGGCGAACCG
Protein-coding sequences here:
- a CDS encoding LacI family DNA-binding transcriptional regulator; this translates as MARRPTIKDIARQAGVSESAVSFALNGRPGVSQDTRARIRRVAEELGWQPNSAARALSGERSGAVGLVLARPAHTLGVESFFLQLVSGIQEVLSAARTALLFQVVEDIDAECAVYRRWWAERRVDGVLVVDPRTSDPRPALLEGLALPAVTIGEALFPDGGAATGLEGRTGPSSAPAQDPAQDPAQASTQAQAPAPSAALSAALSSVRADDAGAMAQVLEHLYGLGHRRIVHVAGLPGLAHTVRRMESLRTEAARRGLGPDQVRSVVTDYSDAEGAAATRRVLAEPDPPTALVYDNDVMAVAGRAVAAELSIPVPGRLSIVAWDDSALCRVTHPRLTALVRDTAGFGRLAAEELLAVLAGSPPGVRISERPRLEPRESTAPPPAHT